The genomic window GTGCGGTATGCCACTGACAATCCGTTCTGACCTGCACTTTTGCTTCGATCACAGGTTCGGAGTAGTTTTTGCACTGACCAGTCAGTTCAAAACCTGGAAGAGGGGTCTGGGGCATGGAAGAGCCACGTGTGGCGGACGCCGGGCCGGAGACGGCCGACGGTGTCGCTGTCGCTGCCGAGGGCTTCGGGCTCAAGGGGCCACGGGGCTGGGCGTTCCGGGGAGTCGGGTTCGGCGCGGAGGCCGGCTCACTGGTCGCGGTCGAGGGGCCGTCCGGGTCGGGCCGGACCTGTCTGCTGCTCGCGCTCACCGGGCGTATGAAACCGAGCGAGGGCCACGCCACGGTCGGCTCCCTCCGGCTGCCGAAGCGGATGGCGGCCGTCCGCCGGATCAGCGCCCTCGCCCACGTCCCCGGCGTGACCGACCTCGATCCGGCCCTGACCGTCGGGGAACACCTGCGTGAACGGGCGCTGCTGCAGCGGCGGTTCGACGGCTCCCTGCGGGGGCTGCTGCTGCCCCGGGCCGAACGCGCCGCCGAGGCGAAGCTCCGCGTCGAGGCCGCCCTGACCGCCGCCGGGCTCGATCGCGAGGCCCTGCCCAAGGGCTCTCGGACCGCCGTGCGCGACCTGGACCGGCTGGAGGCCCTGCGGCTGTCCATCGCCCTCGCCCTCATCGGCCGGCCGCGGCTGCTCGGCGTCGACGACACCGACCTGAAACTCTCGGACGCCGAACGGGCCGAGACCTGGGCCCTGTTGCGCTCCCTCACCGAGTCCGGCATCACGGTCCTGGCGGTGTGCAGCGAGGCCCCGGAGGGGGCGGTCGTCGTGTCGACGACGCCGGAGAAGAGCTCACGCGCGCGTGAGGACGTACGCGAAGCCCCCTCCCCCGAGCCCTGGCCCAGGCCCGCGCCCGACGGCAGCGACGACAGCGACAGCGACAGCGACAGCGACAGCGACAGCGACGACAACGACAAGGAGACGGCCGATGCGCTCGCCGCGACTCGCCGCGCTTGAGCTCAGGCGGTTCGGCCGGGGGAAGCTGCCGCGGGCAGCACTGGCTTCGCTCCTGCTGCTGCCGTTGCTGTACGGCGCCCTGTACCTGTGGTCCTTCTGGGACCCGTACAGCCGTCTCGACCGCATCCCCGTGGCCTTGGTGAACGACGACAGGGGGGCGTCGGTCGGCAAGCAGAAGCTGACGGCGGGGGACGACATCGCCGAGGGGCTGCGGGACAGCGACACCTTCGAGTGGCACCGGATGAGCGCCGCCGAGGCACGTGAGGGCGTCGAGGACGGCACGTACTACCTGTCGCTGACGATGCCGTCGGACTTCAGCGAGCGGATCGCGTCCAGTTCCGGGGACGCGCCGGAGACGGGCGCCCTTCAGGTCCGTACGAACGACGCGAACAACTACATCGTCGGGCAGATCTCGCGGACGGTGTTCTCGAAGGTGCGGACGGCGGCGTCGACGAAGGCGTCGCGGTCGTTCCTGGACCGGATCTTCATCTCCTTCTCGGACATCCACGGGGAGACCGAGAAGGCGGCGGCCGGCGCCGACGACCTCAAGGGCGGCATCGACAAGGCGGAGAAGGGCTCCAAGGACCTCGCGGCCGGTCTGAAGGAGGCCAAGGAGGGCAGCGGGGAGCTGTCCGGTGGTCTGAAGGACCTGGACGAGGGCGCGGGCGATCTGGAGGACGGGGCCCAGCAGGTCGCGGACGGCACCCAGAAGCTCGCCGACAAGGTCGGCGGTGCGGCGGACCAGGTGCGGCCCTTCCTCGACGAGAACGGCGACACGATCGCCGACACCGCCACCCTGGTCGCCGACTCGGCGGCCACGATCCGGGGCCACCTCGACGCGTTCGTCAAGACGGCGCCGGCCGCCGAGACCGGCACCCGTGCCGCGTCCGACACCCTGGACGACGTCTACGAGCGGCGCTGCGAGGAGGCCGTACTGCCCGACGCGGCCTGCGCGGACCTGAAGAAGGCGAAGGACGCGGCGGCGGACGCGGCGGTGCTCGCCGCGGACGTCAACACGGTGGTGAAGAACTACGGCGGTGACATGAAGGCCTTCGACAAGGACCTGGAGACCTTGGAGAAGCAGGCCCGCGCCCTCGCGAAGGCGGCGCCCACCCTCTCCGAGGACCTCGACAACGCCGTCACCGAAGTGAACGCGCTCAACAAGGGCGCCGCCAAGGTCGCCAAGGGGGCCAAGACGCTGCACACGGGCCTCGGCACCGCCAAGACCGGCGCGGAGGACCTCGACACGGGCGTCGGCGACCTGAAGACGGGCGCGATCGACCTCAAGGGCGGCATGTACAAGCTGGCCGATGGCTCCGGGAAGCTCGCGGGCGGTCTGCACGACGGCGCCGAGCAGATCCCGGACTACGACGAGCAGGACCGCGACCGGCGCACCGAAGTGATGGCCGACCCGGTGCGGTTGGCCACGAAGGACCTGCACAAGGCGCCCAACTACGGCACCGGGTTCGCCCCGTACTTCATCCCGTTGTCCCTGTGGGTGGGCGCGATGGTGGCGTACATGCTGATCCAGCCGCTCAACCGGCGGGCTCTCGCGGCCGGCGCCTCGGCGTGGCGGATCGCGCTGGCGGGCTGGCTGCCGGTGGCCGCGCTGGGGGTGCTGCAGACGGTCGCGCTGATGGCGGTGCTCCACTGGGCGGTCGGCCTGCAGATGGTGCGGGCGGCCGGGACGGTGGGTTTCCTCTTCCTGGTGACGGCGTGCTTCGCGGCGATCGTGCAGTGGCTCAACGCGCGCTTCGGGGCGGCGGGCCGGATCCTCGTCCTCGCCTTCCTGATGCTCCAGTTGACGTCCGCGGGCGGCACGTACCCCGTACAGACCAGCCCGGACTTCTTCAACGCGGTGCACCCCTTCCTGCCGATGAGCCACGTCGTCGACGCCCTCAGGAGGCTCATCACGGGCGGCGGTCCGGGTCCGGTCTGGCAGGCGTGCGCGGTGCTGGTGGCCTTCACCGTCGGCGCCCTCGCGCTGACCGCCCTGTCCGCCCGTCGCAAGCAGGTGTGGACCCTGGACCGGCTGCACCCGGAGTTGAGTCTGTGACCGCGCACGGCAGGGTTCCTGTGACAATCAGGGCCATGGAAAGCAGCAACGCCCCCGGCGGCGCAGGCGGGGGCCGCCGCGAGGCGACCCGGCAGAAACTCTACGAAGCAGCCGTCACCCTGATCGCGGAGCAGGGGTTCTCCGCCACCACGGTGGACGAGATCGCCGAGCGCGCCGGCGTCGCCAAGGGCACCGTCTACTACAACTTCGCGAGCAAGTCGGTCCTCTTCGAGGAGCTGCTGCGGCACGGCGTGGGACTCCTCACCGTCTCTCTCCGGGAGGCGGCCGAGCGCACCGAGAAAGAGGGCGGCAGCAGGGTCGACTCCCTGGACGCGATGGTCCGGGCCGGGCTCGTCTTCATCGACCGCTACCCGTCCTTCACCCAGCTGTACGTGGCCGAACTGTGGCGCACCAACCGGGCCTGGCAGTCCACGCTGATGGTCGTCCGGCAGGAGGCGGTCGCGGTCGTCGAGGACGTGCTCCGCGCGGCTGTCGAGGGGGGCGAGCTGAGCGACGAGATCGACGTCGGGCTGACGGCGTCGGCCCTGGTCGGCATGGTCCTGGTGGCCGCCCTGGATTGGAAGGCCTTCCAGCCGGAGCGCTCCCTGGACGACGTCCACGCGGCGTTGTCCCGGCTGCTCCAGGGCCGGGTGAGCGGGAACCGCTAGCCGGATCGGGGCGCGTACGAGA from Streptomyces sp. DSM 40750 includes these protein-coding regions:
- a CDS encoding ATP-binding cassette domain-containing protein; its protein translation is MEEPRVADAGPETADGVAVAAEGFGLKGPRGWAFRGVGFGAEAGSLVAVEGPSGSGRTCLLLALTGRMKPSEGHATVGSLRLPKRMAAVRRISALAHVPGVTDLDPALTVGEHLRERALLQRRFDGSLRGLLLPRAERAAEAKLRVEAALTAAGLDREALPKGSRTAVRDLDRLEALRLSIALALIGRPRLLGVDDTDLKLSDAERAETWALLRSLTESGITVLAVCSEAPEGAVVVSTTPEKSSRAREDVREAPSPEPWPRPAPDGSDDSDSDSDSDSDSDDNDKETADALAATRRA
- a CDS encoding YhgE/Pip domain-containing protein, translating into MRSPRLAALELRRFGRGKLPRAALASLLLLPLLYGALYLWSFWDPYSRLDRIPVALVNDDRGASVGKQKLTAGDDIAEGLRDSDTFEWHRMSAAEAREGVEDGTYYLSLTMPSDFSERIASSSGDAPETGALQVRTNDANNYIVGQISRTVFSKVRTAASTKASRSFLDRIFISFSDIHGETEKAAAGADDLKGGIDKAEKGSKDLAAGLKEAKEGSGELSGGLKDLDEGAGDLEDGAQQVADGTQKLADKVGGAADQVRPFLDENGDTIADTATLVADSAATIRGHLDAFVKTAPAAETGTRAASDTLDDVYERRCEEAVLPDAACADLKKAKDAAADAAVLAADVNTVVKNYGGDMKAFDKDLETLEKQARALAKAAPTLSEDLDNAVTEVNALNKGAAKVAKGAKTLHTGLGTAKTGAEDLDTGVGDLKTGAIDLKGGMYKLADGSGKLAGGLHDGAEQIPDYDEQDRDRRTEVMADPVRLATKDLHKAPNYGTGFAPYFIPLSLWVGAMVAYMLIQPLNRRALAAGASAWRIALAGWLPVAALGVLQTVALMAVLHWAVGLQMVRAAGTVGFLFLVTACFAAIVQWLNARFGAAGRILVLAFLMLQLTSAGGTYPVQTSPDFFNAVHPFLPMSHVVDALRRLITGGGPGPVWQACAVLVAFTVGALALTALSARRKQVWTLDRLHPELSL
- a CDS encoding TetR/AcrR family transcriptional regulator gives rise to the protein MESSNAPGGAGGGRREATRQKLYEAAVTLIAEQGFSATTVDEIAERAGVAKGTVYYNFASKSVLFEELLRHGVGLLTVSLREAAERTEKEGGSRVDSLDAMVRAGLVFIDRYPSFTQLYVAELWRTNRAWQSTLMVVRQEAVAVVEDVLRAAVEGGELSDEIDVGLTASALVGMVLVAALDWKAFQPERSLDDVHAALSRLLQGRVSGNR